CTTCCATATAATTTACGGTTGTTCCCGCATAGTTTGAACTTACAACTTTAATGCCCGTCAATTCGCTGAAAAAAACGCTTTTGCCGACATTCGGATTTCCGACGAGCAATATTCTTTTATTCGTCTTTGCGCAATGACGCCCTTTTTGTTTTTTGGAATTACTCACGCCGCCTTGTCCTCCTCGTCGTTAGTTTCGCAAACCGTTATTTGGCTTGCTATATCTTTACCGAGGGCTATGGAATAAGCGTCCGCAACTCGCAAAAGCACGGGACCTCCGAATGCGTATCGGTTTTGCAGAGTGATTTTTACTCCCGCGCGCAAACCCATATTCTCGAGCAGTCCGATTTCGGGGGTCGAAATAATCTTAAACATCCGCTTTTTCTGCGCGGCGTAAAGATTTATTGTTTTTTTATTAGACACAAATGTCTCCTTAATTGTTTTTTCACAATAGATTTCAGCATAAAAATACATAAAAGCGCGAGAAGGATTGCGCCTTCCCGCTAATTTTTCACTTAATACGGCTATTTATTTCAACGACACAGTTCGCACAATCCTTTGAAATTTAAATTATAGCCCTTAACGTCAAAACCGTCTATCCCCGAAATTTGTTCGCGCAAGTCGGAAAATCTGCCTTCCACATCAAAGATTTTTCGACAATTTTCGCAGACAAAATGATGATGGCTGCGGGGATTATGGTCGTAATGCGTAGAACCGTAAAAGTCGCCGATACTTAAAAGGTCGCCCATATCAACCATTTGACGGAGATTTCTGTAAACCGTTGCCTTACTTACGGACGAATGCTTTTTTTTAATGTAATCATAAATTTGCTCGGCGTTTGCGTGTACGTCGAGTTCTTTCATTGCGTCCAAAATAAGCCGGCGCTGAATAGTATTTCTTTTGGCATTCATATACTTTTATACTCCTTTCCATTAAAAAAATACTATGCGCGCCAAACCTAAAACCGCAGATAAAACAAAATACTGATAAATTTATTTTTTCTGCAAAATCTCCAGCAATTCTTCAAGACTTTTTTTGCCGAAAACGACGTCGCTATCGTCGATAATTAGGGCGGGAATACTCATTATGTCAAACTTGTCTCTCAGTTCGGGATAATAATATAAATCCACCATTTCCGCCGTGATTTTATCGTTTAACGCGGCAATTCTCTGGCACCCCTGAACAACGTCGGGACACATCGTGCAAGATAAAGACGCTCCGATTTTCAGATTGATACGCCCGAGGTTTTTTACTTTTTGGGAGAGCTCTTCGCTTATTTTTTGCCCCGGTCCCGCTACATTATATATAGCAAGAATAAACGACTCGAGTTCGTGTCCCGCGGGCGTTCCGTGAAAATTTACGCCCGAATATTTCCCCGCCTCGTCAAACAACGCAATTACAGGATAAAGTTCGGTCGAAATTTCGTTTTCTAAACTTTGATTTTCGCCTTTCTTGAAAATTTTTATCTCCGTTTTGTCGGTAATCTGAGAAAAATCGTCCAAAAATCTCTTTATGCTGTCCGACAGTTTGTTGTTTTCGAGCAATACGGCGTTTATTTTTACGCGGCTTTGACAACGTTCCATTACATACTTTATTTGCGTAATTGCCTCTTGTGAGAAGAAGTTTGAGTCGCCTTGCCGCGCGTCGTCCTCTTCTTTTTCGCTTACAATTCCCAGCTCGTTTTTTTTGTGCTCAATGTATTTTTCAACGCTTGTGGAAGCAATTGCGCCGTCCGAAGTCGCGGTAACAAGTTGGCGCAATCTTTTTGGTCGGATATCGCCCGCAACATAAACGCCGTTAACGTTAGTCTGCATATTTTCGTCCGCTAAAATATAGCCGAAATTATCCATTTCCACGCGTTCCTTAAATACTGCGCCGAGCGGTTCGTATCCTACAAAAATAAAAACGCCGAAAGTGTTGTCGCCTTCTTTTACGTGATGAACCCACGTTTCTTTGCTTTGATTATTGATAAATTTTGCTTCTTTGACGACTTTATCGCCGCGAACATAAAGCAATTCCGTGTTAAACTTAACCTCGATTTTTTCGTGCGCCATAACTTGGTCGGCTATGCTTTTTGCACAAGTAAATTCGGGTTCGCGCGCGATTACAATAACTTTTCGAGCAAATCGCGTAAGGAAAATCGCCTCTTCCGCCGCCGCAAATCCCGCGCCGACAACAAAAATGTCTTTGCCTGCAAAAAGTTCGCCGTCGCAAGTTGCGCAATATGCAATCCCGCGCCCTGCAAATTCCGCTTCGCCCTCAAATCCGAGTTTGCGCGGTCTTGCTCCCGTTGCGATAACCACTCCGACAGACTGATAAACTTCGTTAAATTTTGTTTTTAACTCTTTAATGTCTTTTGAAAAATCGACTTCAACTACTTCGTCCGTAATAAATTTTACGCCGAAACCAACTGCCTGCTCTTTCATTTTTTCGGTTAAATCTTTACCGCTCGTAAACGGAATTCCCGGATAATTAACCACGTCCGAGGTAATTTTAATTTGCCCGCCAATGTCCGAACGCTCTATAACAAGCGTTTTAAGTTTGGCGCGCCCCGCATAAATAGCAGCGCTGAGACCCGCAGGTCCCGCGCCGATTATTATCAAGTCATAAACAGAATTCATTTAGAACTCCTTGCTCGCAGCATTCATTAAAGACGACCTGAAAGTTATTTTTTTGATGGGCATCTTATCTTTAAGAAGCTCATAAAAAAGTTCGCAAAGGTTTTCGCAAGTAGAAACTTTTTTGGTAACTACTATTCTGTATTCCGGATATGACCAAGCAAGCTCGTGCTCAATCTTTTTGAGCGGAACACAATTTTTCGGGTCGTTAATAATACCTTCTTTTTCGTACACCGCAAGAACCGCGTCAAGCAGCGGGTCGCCTTCCTGAAACAATGTTGCGTGGTGAAAATGGTCGCAAACTTCCCACGCTTTTTTTACTCCCTCTTTACACGGATGCGCAAAACCTGTTATAGGGTCAACTTCGTCTTCGAGTTCTATGCTCAAAAGCCCCGAATGTCCGTGAAGATGTTTTGCTTCTCTTGGCCAATTCATAAATCTGTGAGCATACTGAAAGTCAAGATTTACTATAGATCTATACTTATTGTTTTCCATAATTCTACTCCTTTTTTAAAGTTTTCCGATTAAATCAATACCGGGTTTAAGCGTTTCTTCGCCGGGTTTCCAATTTGCGGGGCAGACTTGGTCGCCGTGTTTTGCAACAAACTGCGCCGCTTGCACTTTTCTCAAAAGTTCTTCGGCGTTTCTTCCTATACCGAGCGCATTTACTTCATACGCAACAATTTCGCCTTCAGGGTTCAGCACAAACGAACCGCGAAGCGCCAAACCTTCTTCTGGGATAAGCACCTCAAAAAGTTCCGCCAACTTGTGAGTCGGGTCTGCAAGCATAGGATACTTAATCTTTTTAATGGTTTCGGAAGCGTCGTGCCACGCCTTGTGAGTAAAATGCGTGTCTGTAGAAACGCTGTAAACCTCGCAATCCGCCGCCTTAAACTTCTCATAATTATCCGCCAAATCACCCAATTCCGTCGGGCAAACGAAAGTAAAGTCTGCAGGATAAAACACAAAAGCAGACCACTTCCCCTTTAAGTCCGCGTCCGTAATTTCCTTAAAATCACCGTTCAAATACGCTTGCACCTTAAAATTCTCAATTTTTTTGCCAATCAATGACATATATAAACCTCCAATGATAATTGTTCCTAAATAAGAATTATTCTCATTTATAGCAAGAAAATAATATATAGGCAAAATATTTGTCAAGGCTAAAATCAAAAAAAGTGAAAATAGTAAATTAAAAAAAGATAAAAGATGCCAATATTCTTATTAAAAGTCGGCAAAACATTCGGCTGTTATTTCGCCCGTACAAATTTTTTGCACTGCGCCGCTCATTGTAGCGTTAAAGTCTTCGTCAAAGCAAAGTTGCAGTTTTCCACCCGCCATAGATACGGTAATTTCACTGTCGCAATGCCCTAATTTTTTAGCAACTGCCGCCGCCGCTGTCGATGAGCTTCCCGAAGCAAGCGTATAGCCCGCTCCTCGTTCCCAAATTTGTATTTCTATGTTTCTTCTGTCGATGATTTTTACAAATTGAACATTTGTGCGATTTACAAAGCGCTTGTCAGTTTCTATAACGCTTCCGTATTTTTTTGCGATTTCGCAAGATATTTTGTCTAAAACAATAACACAGTGCGGATTTCCGACGTTCGCTTCGCAAAATGAAAACTCTTCGTCTAAAACCGAGATTTTTTCATTTATCGCGAAAAAACTTACCTTGCCCATCTCTACTTTTACCAAATTCTCATCGATAACAGTGGATTTCACAAGACCGCCCAAAGTGCTTATTTTAAATTCTTCACCTAATTTCACCAAACCGCAATCAAAGAGATAACGCGAGAAAATCCGCAGACCGTTTCCGCTCTTTTCCGCTTCGCCTCCATCCGGATTAAATATCTTTACGGCGAATTTGCCGTCGGTTTTGTCGAGGTCGGCAAGCAATATTCCATCACTGCCGACCCCAAAATGCACATCGCAAATGCGAATAATATTATCTTTGCTCAAAAAATCAGCGAATTTTTTGTCAATAACGATATACTCGTTCCCCAATCCGTGATATTTGGCAAAGTTTATCATTTACTCGCATCTTCCCATTTTACTTCGCCGATAAGGCAGTTGAGCGCTTTTGCAATTTTCAATTCTTCGCGAATTTGTACGGTTTCGCCGTTTTTTCTGAGCGATTCTTTAAATTGTTCAAACGGATAGTTATACATTTTTGCAATATTTTCGATATACGCGTCAACATCTTCCGCGCTCACCTTTATATTTTCCGTCTTAACAATATAGTCGAGAATACGGAATCGGCGAATTGCCTTTGTCGCCTCGTCTTTTCTTTTTTCGAGGTACTCTTCAAGGCTCGGCTGAGGATTTTTTGCGTTGAAATAATGCGCTTCGTTTTTGTGAAGATTTTCAATGTAGTATTTTATGCGTCCTTCGGGAACGTAAAAGTCGTTCTTTTTGAGAAGTTCGTCAACTGCTTTTTCGCAGGCTTCGTCTCTTGCTTCGTTTTTCTTTTTGTTTAGAACGTTATCTTTTACAATAACCTTTAACTCTTCTTCGTTTGTCGCCGTTGTTCCGATTTGTTTGAAAAACTCTTCGTCAAGCGGAATAAGCGTTTTCGCTCTTACTTGTACTATTTCTACAGTTGCGGACGCTTTTTTTCCGGCATAATCGTTCAGCGGATAGTCTTTAGGGAAAGTAAAGGAAATATCTTTTTTGTCTCCCGTTTTCTTGCCTGTAAGTTCGGTGTTTAATTCGGGAAGAGTTGCGTTTCCGACCTCAAACATTTTTGTAGCGGGAAAAGTTTCGGCTTTTGCGCCGTCAATCACGATGTTTTCGTATTCTACTCCGACCACGTCGCCTTTTTTAATCGGTTCGTTTGTTTCGTTTAACTCTGCGCGCTGATTTTTTATAGTGTCAATAATCGCGTCAATTTCGTTGTTTTCGACTTTCACTTCGTTTATTTTAACTTTAAGGTCTTTATAGCCGTCAATTTTTATTTCGGGGTCAATTTCTATAACCGCCGCAAAAGAAATCGCGTCAATTTCCTTGGGATTGATTTTCGTATCTTCAAAAACAGGGTCGCCCGCGGGATTTAATTGATTGTCCATACACGCTTTATGGAAAGAGCGCGAAATAAGTTTTTCGGTCGCTTCCATAATCATACCTTCGCCGTATCTTGAAATCACAACTTTTTCGGGAACTTTGCCTTTTCGGAAGCCCTGAATATCGACTTTTTTTGCAACGTCTTTCAAAATTTTATCGAATTCCGCCTGCACTTCTTCTTTTGGGATTTCCACTAAAATCCGTTTTTTCCATTCATTCACCGATTCTACTTTTGTGCTCATTTTCCAAAAACTCCCTATTTATTTTATTGTTAAAGTCTTTTTAAATGCGAGTAGAGGGAGTTGAACCCCCACACCTCTCGGTAGCGGCTTCTAAGACCGCCGTGTCTGCCGATTCCACCATACTCGCTAAAATTTCAAGACGGAAAATACATTTTTACCGCGCCCACACACAAGGGGCAATCATTTTTTATTGCGAACACTTGCTTTTTAATGCCGCCGCCACCATCGGTGAAACATATTTTTCGACGTTTCCGCCGTATTTCGACAAGTCTTTCACAAGCGACGAACTCAAATTTGTGTAGCGCGCCGAGGTCATAAGGAAAATAGTGTCGATTTTGTCGTTAAGCTGCCTGTTCGTAAATGTCATCTGGAACTCGTAATCAAAATCCGAAAGCGTGCGAAGCCCTCTTATAATCGTCGAAGCGCCCGTTTGCGCAACCGCGTCTATAACAAGTCCGTAGTGCTTTATCACCTCGACATTTTCGTAATCTTTAAGGCAATCCTTTGCAAACTCAACCCGCTCGTCCGCCGAAAACATACATTTTTTGTTAGGATTATCTGCAATTACCACATAAATTTTCGTAAAAATCCTCTGCGCTCGAGCAACAATATCCGCGTGTCCAAGCGTTATAGGGTCAAACGTCCCCGGATATAAACCGATACCCATAAATTTTCTTCCTTTTTTTTAGTTGTTTTCCAAAAGTATTTGCCGCCGTTTCATTCTTTCACGAGTTTCGGCTAATATTTTATGTATTTTTTGTTCAAATTCGACTTTTGGCGGTAAATTTGTCCAATATTGCGATACCATTATACCTGCCTTATCCATCTCAAGAAGTTCTATTTGTTCGCGACTGCCTTCTGCGCAAAGTATCAGTCCGATTGGTTCTTCTTCTCCAACTTTTCGCTCATAACGATTAAGCCATTTCAGATACAACTCCATTTGCCCCTTAAATTCGGCTTCAAAATTTCCTTGTTTAAGTTCAACCGCCACTAAACGCCTAAGGTTTCGATTATAAAAAAGAAGGTCTAAATGAAAGTCCTTGTTGTCTATTATCATTCTTTTCTGGCGAGCGACAAACGTAAACCCCTTTCCAAACTCAAGTATAAATTTTTCAAGTTCTCGCAACACTGCCGCTTCCAAATCCGCTTCAAGATATTCATCACTTAGCCCCATATAATCAAAAAGATAAGGGTCTTTGAATGTATCAAGTGGTATTTTGTTGTCAGAATTGCCGAATTGGTTATTGGCAATTTCTTTTCTTTCAAACGCTTTACGTGAAATCATATCTCGAAGTTCACGTATTCCAAGTTGTCGTTCTGCGCAATCTTTGGCATAATAGAGCCGCGCTTCGTTTGTTTTTAGGGGCAAAAGTTCTACAAAATGCGACCAACTCAATTGTGTAGACAGCGTCGACACAATTGCAATATCTTCAAATAATTCGGCAAACTGAATCATTCTCCGCAAATTTCTTGCTTCAAAATTTTTCCCATATTTCTCTTTCAGTTGCGTAGATAACGCTGCTACGATTTGCTTTCCGTATTCGGCGCGTTTGTCTTGAAGTATGATTTCATTTACACGTTTTCCGATTTGCCAAAAAGTTAGAATAACAGACGCATTTACCTGCAAGGATACGGTACGGCGACTATGCTCAATCATTAGCGAAATTTCATCAAACAGATTTTTCTCGAAGTTAATCAAGTCCATTTACATTTCTCCTTAAAACGCAATTTCGCTTTTATCTTTTCACTCCGAAAATAATATTTGCCAAAATAAAAAAGGCGGACAACTCTATACGTCTCTGAAAATAAGGGTAAAAATATATTGTTTTTTCCGAAAATCATTGCGTAAATTGTTGAAAAAAATATATTTTTACTGAAAATAATTAACAATGAGTTTCGGACTTTGTTGTTTGTTAATAGATACACGGTATTTAATTTAATTGAAAATTGTGGAGTTTTGAGAATGTTTGGAAAAAAAAGTTTTATTTGTATCGTTTTCTTGTTTTTTGGCGCGGTTTTTGCCGAATTTCCGTTTGAAAATCCTGCTTTTGAAGAAAAAAAGCAACAGTTGGCTTTAGTTTTAGGGCAAGGCATACGCGACCACAAAGATTTAAGATTTGAAAGATTATACAGCGTAGGAATTACTTACAGTCAGCCGTATCATTTTTTTAGATTGCCCGTAAGGCGAAACGCGGAATTTATAATGCACAGAGGCGCGGGAGAATTTTCTCGCTACAATAATTGGATAGCCGGTTTGTCGCAAGATTTCTTTACGCCTCAACTTTGGCGGATGTATCTCAGTTTAGGCATCGGAGCATACATAAAATCCGAAAAAACCGACAGAATAAGTTCGCTGTTTACTTTCGGCCAAAAGGTCGCTTTGGGCTTTCAGGTTATAGACGAGTTAAGATTGGAATTTTTTATAAGACATTTTTCCAACGGCACTTTAACGGAAACAAGTAGCGGCTACGACTTTATAGGTTTAAGCGCCGTTTGGAATTTCGGCACTCTTTAACAGAAAAATTGAGCAATGATGTAAATTTGCAGTTGAGTCGCAAAAAAACTCTAAATGTGGTATTTAGTATTTGCAAATTGTCTGTAGCATAACGTATTTTTACTGAAAATAATTAACAATAAGTTTCGGACTTTGTTGTTTGTTAATAGATACACGGTGTTTAATTTAATTGAAAAGGAGGCATTTATTATGTCTGAAAATCTTGATAACACACACAGGATGTTTCGTGTTTTTGTTCGACTGCTTTTATTGATAGCTGTCGGTTTGTTTATTTCCTGCTCAGACATTGGCGGCGGCGGCAGTGGCGGTGGCGGCGGAGGAGGCGGCGGTGGAGGAGGCGGAGGCGGTGGAACCTTAGAAGAAAATCTTACATCGGGCAACAGCGCTCTGCGAAGCGGGCGGTATGACGAAGCCGTGCAACATTTCGAAAACGCGTTTCGCGCAAATCCCGACGACCCGAGAGCGATTATTTATTCGACTATGGCGCAAATTGCAAGAATAAGCGTTTCTCCGCAAGTCGTGAATTTATTCAGAAATAGCTTTGGTTTTGTCGATTATCCTAATCAGCTCAACGCGTTGTTCAGCACCGATTGGATGAGAAATTATCAACAAAATTGGATGGATTACAGCATCGAAGTCAACGGAAGATGGGCTTCTTGGTACGGCGAATGGGCAGTTGGTCAATCGTGGTATATCGGAATTGATAGACCGGGATATTATTTACAGGAATGCGACGGATGGAACTGTCATTATGTCCTTGTTTCCGAAACGCCGAGATACGGAACGAACAAAATGCCGGGACTGAATGTTCCGAGTTGGTTGCGGGGAAACAATTCTTGGTTTGATGAAACGCTTGGTGCAAACAATGTGCATACTTTCAATACTTGGACTTTGCTTTTATTTGCAAATCTTGTCGAGAATAACAGGCACGGCTTCAATAACGTTTTAGACGAACTTATAGATGCGGTTTTCGGTCAGAATTTCCAAAACGCTCAAAACAGAATTGTGAGATTGGAAAACAGAAAAACCGAAAGAATAACTCTCAGCAGGGACTTTATTCAGGCGTTGCATTTAGATGAGTTTACCCCGATTACCGAGTACGATTTAGTCGGCTGGGCGGAAATAAACGCAATTGTTTCTACGATGCTTGGCATAAAAGCAAGTTTGCAGTGGGTAGCGGCTTATGATTGGAACACCAACCTCAGCGTATTCAGGCACTCTTGGCAGAGCAATGAAAATTATTGGCACGGACGACTTCAGGCAATGAACCACAACGATTTGCCGTTTGTTAATAACTTTTTAGAAGCAAGACCGGGCAAAATGGCAGCCGCAAGAGAAACTTTTGTGCGGTCAATCAGAGGGCTTCAAGCGTCATACACGGCGATTTTGGGAAACAATTTATATCCGACGGCAATTACAGACGCTTATCGGACAATAAACGAAGGTTTGGATATTTTGATTTCGAGAATTCAAAACGGCGGAAGATTTTATGTTCCCGAAGACCCGACAACAGGCAGGTGGCCAACTTCTTCAACTTCGAGGTCGGATGTTCTTTTCGGCGTGGATATGGGGCTGTTTTTCCAAGAAGGATATTTCCGTCTGCATAACCTGTTTTATACCGAAAACAACAGAATACCTATGTTTTTCTGTCGGGATAGCGGCGTGCAACTTACACGTCAGAACTATGAGAGTGTACTAAACAACGCAGGCAGAGACATAGGTCTTAAATTCAGAAGTCGAACGATACGCGACATTATGGTTTATCTCCCCGATTTTGATATAGAAGACGAGATACTCCCGATGTTTCCGCCGTCGCTTGCAAGGGTGCTTTTTGAGAAGTATCACAACATAAGATAAAATGACACTTCCGAAAAAACTGATTTTTGGGTGGATTGGAGTTTTGCTTTTAGTAAAACTCTGTTTCGCCCAAAATTTTGAAATATCTACTCAAAGCGGAATTCTATTTTATTGGCGAGACGACAAAATGTCCTTTTGGGATGGCGGCATAAATTACAACAATCACAAGAATTTTTCAAACGAATTAAATTTTCTTAAAATCAGCTCGGATTTGCCTTGGTTTTCTACTGACATTATCCGTTTCGGCTACTCCGCAAAATTCGACTTCGGCAATATTTCGCCGCAAATTTCAGCGGGCTTTTTAAGCCAATCCGAAATCGAAATTCCGTTTTCACATCGAGGAAGTCAAAGACTAATCACAAATTACGGAGCGCGCGGTTTTTATCTTGGCTCAAAATTGGGCTTGAATATCAGAGACATTAGATTTACTCCGTCTTTTTTGTTTGCGCGTGGAAGATTTGAGGACGGGGATTTTCACTATTTTTTTGGGAAGCCCGATGTTCCTTATCTTTTGCATTTCGGCTTGTCGGCGGAGTTTAGAGAGCGACATAAAATCGGCGTTTCACACCAAAATTTTGCCCTTAACATTGTAAATAACAACGAAATGCCGCTTTTTAATTCAGAAAATTATGTTTTCGGCATAAATTATAGGCATTTGTTTTTGCCGCAACGATTGTTAAAATTAAACGGAATATTAGGTGCAAATTACGTAAATCTTTCGGCAAGCGGCTCGTTAAGTCCTGCAAATCAGCAGTATTTTTTGTTCCCGTATATGTTTTTTAATATAGACGGAACTGTAAACGCGTTTGTTGTTTGGACTGCTTTCTCGTTTGAATTACAGCGAAAAATCTTACAACATCACTTTGTAGTCGGAGCGGCAAATATTTTCAGCGGTGATTTTAACGCGGACGCTCATTACTTGTACAAAAGATTTTTCGGCGGCAGAGAGGGGCGGGAAGTTCTAACGCAAAACTTGAATAACACTGGATTTCCGTTTGTTTTGTATTACTTGAAAAGTCCAAATCTAAACATAAGAGACAGAGTAAACATAAACTTCGGATTAAGAAATATTATAGGCGTTCCTTTCGGCATAGCAAAATATATGGGAGACGGCAGTAGCGACGATCGGAACATCAGCGATAAAATCGGCAGAAGAGATTTAGTAAAAACGATATTGCTTTCTGGCTTGTCGGGGTTTTTGAGGGTAGAATTTTAATTTTACCTTGCATTATGCAACAAGAAAAGTGGCAACTGCCTCTAAAAATACAAATCCCTCGCTCCGTCTTTGGTTTTTTCGTAATAATTTATCAGCGCGTCGTACATCTTCGGATTTTTAACCTTTACTTCTGCAATTTCTTTTTGAATTATCGGCTCTGCCAAAGCGACTGTTTCGGGGGAGGCGAAGTCGTCGAGCCATTCGCGGTAGGTTATAATTGCGTTTAATTTGCAGAATTGACCCTCGTGTCCGCTTTTTAGCGCGTCTAAAATTTTTTGCCCCGTTCTTCCGCAGCGATAACCAGCCGTGCAAAACGACGTGATAAAGTCTTGTTTTGCAAGAGAGCGGACAACTTCGTCCAAGGAGCGGGTGTCGCCTAAAATAAATTGCTGGCGAACTGCTTCTTGTTTGCTTGCGTCTATGCTTTCGCTGTATGCGCCGAGACCGATTTTGCTGCTTGCGTCGGTCTGCGTAATGCCGAGCGGAATAACTGCGTCGCGGATTTTTTGGTTTTCGCGGGCGGTCAAAATCATTCCTGTGTAGGGAACGGAAAGGCGAATGCACAAAACTACCTTTTTGAATTGCTCGTCCGTCAAATGAGTGCTTTTTGTTGCGTCAATTCCGGGAGCGTTGTTGGCGGCTTCGAGGCGTGGGAACGAAATTGTGTGCGGACCTACGCCGAATTTTGCTTCGAGTTCGCGGGCGTGCAGAAGAGTTGCCATAACCTCGAATTTCCAGTCCGAAAGTCCGTACAACGAGCCTATTCCTACGTCGTCTATGCCTGCTTCAAAAGCGCGATGCATACTGTATAATCGCCAATGATAATTGCCTTTTATGGTGTTTGACGGGTGCAGTTTTTCGTATGTTTTTCTATGATACGTCTCCTGAAAAACCTGGTATGTGCCTATTCCGACATCTTTAAGGATTTTCAATTCCTCTATACTCATAGGCGCGGCGTTTATGTT
This Chitinivibrionia bacterium DNA region includes the following protein-coding sequences:
- a CDS encoding tetratricopeptide repeat protein, with amino-acid sequence MSENLDNTHRMFRVFVRLLLLIAVGLFISCSDIGGGGSGGGGGGGGGGGGGGGGTLEENLTSGNSALRSGRYDEAVQHFENAFRANPDDPRAIIYSTMAQIARISVSPQVVNLFRNSFGFVDYPNQLNALFSTDWMRNYQQNWMDYSIEVNGRWASWYGEWAVGQSWYIGIDRPGYYLQECDGWNCHYVLVSETPRYGTNKMPGLNVPSWLRGNNSWFDETLGANNVHTFNTWTLLLFANLVENNRHGFNNVLDELIDAVFGQNFQNAQNRIVRLENRKTERITLSRDFIQALHLDEFTPITEYDLVGWAEINAIVSTMLGIKASLQWVAAYDWNTNLSVFRHSWQSNENYWHGRLQAMNHNDLPFVNNFLEARPGKMAAARETFVRSIRGLQASYTAILGNNLYPTAITDAYRTINEGLDILISRIQNGGRFYVPEDPTTGRWPTSSTSRSDVLFGVDMGLFFQEGYFRLHNLFYTENNRIPMFFCRDSGVQLTRQNYESVLNNAGRDIGLKFRSRTIRDIMVYLPDFDIEDEILPMFPPSLARVLFEKYHNIR
- the hydG gene encoding [FeFe] hydrogenase H-cluster radical SAM maturase HydG, producing MKTDMKTWVQNRIVQEQINKYLNKDGSDFIDENLIANALKNQANPDKNYIREIIEKSKSLETLLPEETAALLNVEDKDLIAEMEKAALEIKLKVYDNRIVTFAPLYLSSKCVNGCEYCSFRAQNCQSVRRVLTMPEVEREIKTLAGEIGHKRLIVVYGEHPESDVNYIAESVKTIYGAKYKTKKGLGQIRRVNINAAPMSIEELKILKDVGIGTYQVFQETYHRKTYEKLHPSNTIKGNYHWRLYSMHRAFEAGIDDVGIGSLYGLSDWKFEVMATLLHARELEAKFGVGPHTISFPRLEAANNAPGIDATKSTHLTDEQFKKVVLCIRLSVPYTGMILTARENQKIRDAVIPLGITQTDASSKIGLGAYSESIDASKQEAVRQQFILGDTRSLDEVVRSLAKQDFITSFCTAGYRCGRTGQKILDALKSGHEGQFCKLNAIITYREWLDDFASPETVALAEPIIQKEIAEVKVKNPKMYDALINYYEKTKDGARDLYF